The following proteins are co-located in the Tripterygium wilfordii isolate XIE 37 chromosome 2, ASM1340144v1, whole genome shotgun sequence genome:
- the LOC119981692 gene encoding senescence-specific cysteine protease SAG39-like, translated as MATFFVTLIFVLGAFASLSMSRTLLETSMNARHEEWMAQYGRVYKDADEKETRFNVFKENVAFIESFNNVGDKPYKLGINQFADLTNEEFKATRNRFKGHMCSNDAVSFKYENITAVPATMDWRTKGAVTPIKDQGQCGCCWAFSAVAAMEGITKLSTGKLISLSEQEVVDCDVKGEDEGCNGGLMDDAFKFIIQNKGLTTETNYPYKATDGTCNAKEDANHAAKIIGYEDVPANNEAALMKAVANQPISVAIDAGGSDFQFYSSGIFTGSCGTELDHGVTAVGYGAVGGTKYWLVKNSWGMGWGEKGYIRMQKDVAAKEGLCGIAMQASYPTA; from the exons ATGGCTACTTTTTTCGTGACCCTGATCTTCGTTCTGGGAGCTTTTGCTTCCCTTTCCATGTCTCGCACTCTCCTAGAAACATCAATGAATGCGAGGCATGAAGAATGGATGGCTCAATATGGACGAGTCTATAAGGATGCTGATGAGAAGGAGACACGTTTCAATGTTTTCAAGGAAAATGTGGCTTTCATTGAATCTTTTAACAATGTAGGGGATAAGCCTTACAAGCTGGGCATCAATCAGTTTGCCGATCTTACCAATGAAGAGTTTAAGGCCACAAGAAATAGATTCAAGGGTCATATGTGTTCTAATGATGCAGTTTCTTTCAAGTATGAAAATATTACTGCAGTACCTGCTACCATGGATTGGAGAACAAAAGGAGCAGTAACACCCATCAAGGATCAAGGCCAATGTG GATGTTGCTGGGCATTTTCTGCCGTGGCCGCGATGGAAGGCATTACTAAGCTATCAACAGGTAAATTGATCTCCCTTTCCGAGCAAGAGGTTGTGGATTGTGATGTCAAGGGGGAGGATGAAGGCTGTAATGGCGGATTAATGGATGATGCCTTCAAATTCATCATTCAAAATAAGGGTCTCACCACTGAGACTAACTACCCTTACAAGGCTACTGATGGAACTTGCAATGCCAAGGAAGACGCCAACCATGCTGCCAAGATAATTGGTTATGAAGATGTGCCTGCCAACAATGAGGCAGCACTAATGAAGGCTGTTGCGAACCAACCTATCTCTGTTGCCATTGATGCTGGAGGGTCTGATTTCCAATTCTACTCCAGTGGCATCTTTACAGGATCTTGCGGCACTGAATTAGACCATGGTGTTACTGCTGTTGGTTACGGAGCAGTTGGAGGGACTAAATATTGGCTTGTGAAGAACTCATGGGGCATGGGATGGGGCGAAAAAGGGTACATAAGGATGCAGAAAGATGTTGCTGCAAAGGAAGGTCTTTGTGGCATTGCAATGCAGGCCTCTTACCCTACTGCATAA